TATTTATCATTTATCTTCTACCGACCAGATGTAGTATTTGCGAATAGCCTTAATATTTTTCCATTGCAGCGAGACTCAGATTTTGCTGTATTACAATCGCGGGTGCATGAAGTTTGGGCACGGTTCTTCAGTTCCTCAGTTAAGGATGATCTTCGCTACAATCCCTCCGACTGTTTTGAAACCTTTCCCTTCCCCCCTGACTGGGAAACCAACCCCACCCTCGAAGTCGCAGGCAAAACCTACTACGAGTTCCGCGCCGATCTCATGATCCGCCACAACGAAGGACTCACCGCCACCTACAACCGCTTCCACGACCCCGACGAAACCAAGCCCGACATCCTCAAACTGCGCGAACTCCATGCCCAAATGGATCGCGCCGTCCTCGATGCCTACGGTTGGGCAGATATCCCCACCGACTGCGAATTCCTGCTCGACTACGAAGACGACGACCCCGCAGGCACCAGCAAACGCAAGAAGCCCTGGCGCTACCGCTGGCCCGAAGAAGTCCACGACGAAGTTCTCGCTCGCCTGCTAAAGCTCAACCAGGAACGGGCTGAAGAAGAGAAACGAGGAGGTCAAACCACTAGGAAACAGGCCAAGAAATCTCGCCCATCTCCGCCGCCAAAACCCTCCGAGCCTACGATTCCAGGACTCAATCTCTGATTTTTAACTAATCAGCGCGGCATAAAAATCAAGGTAAAGCCCTCGGTGATTGCAAGACTGAGACGATCGGATCGGTGCAATGTATTCAACGTTTTTGCTCAAAATGTAACGCATTCCCATGACAACTTCTGCTGAAATTCGCTCTGCCCTAGTCGATGCTCTCCAAATCGACCTAGTGGGGCCTAAACCTGACAACACAGAGCACGCTGAAGAAGTACTCCTTCAGGCTCCCTCTAGGCGATATCTCACCGGCTTCCTGGCTCCCTTTGGCGCAAAACTCGACGATCGCTCAGACGACGAAGGAGACATCGAACCACAAGAGCTAGGAGAGAAAGCCACCAGCGAAGATAGTCAACTGCCCGAGCCAACTCCCGCGCGCAAAGCACCATTTCCCTCCTCTATGGGAATGAGCTTTCTCATTTCCCCCCGGACCACAGAGCTGCTAGCGACAGTTCACTGGGCCGATTACAAACCCATTGAGAAAGACAGACCCCCTCTCGAAACAGAGGAGCCAGACGGCACTCAGCAGCCCAAATCGCGAGAATGGCGGCGGATTCCTCAATCGGTCTCCCGCAGCATCGCGATCCGAGCGTCGAAGGATTCGTTTACAACCGATCTTTCCGCAGGGAGTGGCCTTGCCCTCGTCGTCAACTGTCGCCCCGTGACGGATCATCGCTTTGAGGCAGGAACCCTTTCCGTTTCTATCTTTCTTGTCAATAACCGTCAGATGGCCTCTAGCGAGAAAGATACGTCCTTTGTCTTTCAAACTTGCCTCATGGTGCAGTGCTCAGAGGGATTTGTGCCCCGCGCAGACCCACGGGGCCTAGATAGCAGAGACCCCGATGAGGCGATCGCTAACCTCCAATATCGCCACGAGTACGAGTTTGCCGTGGGGCACAACGTCTCCGTCATCGCCCATGCTGCCCTCATCCCTCGCCCCTCTCCCGTGTTGGGAGAGGGAAATCGTCCGTCTCCCATTTCCCCGAGTGAGAGACGGGTTGGAGATGTGGGGGCCATGTGCACCGAGGTCTGTACTACCTGGATTCCGATCGCTGAGGTGCCCAGGGTCGAAGCCGCCCCCTTGCCCATGGTCCAACTGGACATGGAGGCATTAGCCACGGCCAAAAATGCAGAGGTGATCCAGCAAATGCTCAGCCCCATGGTGGCAGAATACCGCACCTGGATCGCCGCTCAGTACAACACCCCCATTGAGCCCCCCCAGGCCAACAACGTTGCCCAAGCCCTGCTGAACGATGCTCGCCGTGCCTGCGATCGCATTGAAGCAGGCATTCATTTGCTGGCTGACCCGCAGGTGCTAGAAGCCTTTCGGACTGCCAATCGAGTCGTGGCGATCGCGCGTCGTCGCCAACTCAGCCAAGAACAAAGCCAACCACCAGAAAGTTTCCAGCCTCCTGCATGGCGACCGTTCCAGCTTGCTTTTATCCTGCTCAATCTAGTGAGTATTGCCCAGCCCGAGTGTCTGGATCGAAGCATCGTTGATCTGCTGTTTTTCCCCACAGGGGGTGGTAAAACAGAAGCCTATCTCGGGCTAGCCGCCTTTACCCTAGTGCTGCGTCGCCTCAAGCATCCAGGCATTCGCTCTGCCGGCGTGAGCGTCCTCATGCGCTACACCCTGCGATTGCTCACCCTTGACCAGTTAGAGCGAGCCTCTCGTCTGATTTGTGCCCTAGAGCTAGAGCGACAAAAAGACCCGACAAAGCTGGGTCAGTGGCCTTTTGAGATTGGGCTTTGGGTGGGACGGGCCGCAACCCCCAACAGACTGGGCAAACGCGGGGAAAAAGACAAGTACTCTGCCCGTGAGCGGACCCTTACCTTCAAGCAAGATAGCAAAAACGAACCCTCGCCTATTCCCCTAGAGCGCTGCCCTTGGTGTGGCGAGAAGTTTTCGGCCAACTCCTTTCAGCTGCAACCGACCGAGGATACGCCGAAAAATCTCACGGTTGTGTGCGTCAATCGAGACTGTGACTTTCGCAGCCGCAACCCCCTACCCATTCTCGCAGTCGATGAGCCGATTTATCGGCGCTTACCCTGCTTCATGATCGCCACGGTCGATAAATTTGCTGCACTGCCTTGGGTGGGACAAACCGGGGCGTTGTTTGGTCGTGTCACCCATTACCAGAATGGTGAAGGCTTTTATAGCGCCGCTGATCCGACGATCGCTGGTAAACCATTAGACAACTACCTCCCCCCTCCTGATTTAGTGATCCAGGATGAATTGCACCTGATCTCGGGTCCCCTTGGTACGATGGTCGGCCTATACGAAACGGCGATCGACACGCTCTGCTCCCATACCAGCGCCGACTCCGGTAAACCCATTCGCCCTAAAATCATTGCCTCAACCGCCACAGTGCGGCGAGCCAAACATCAGATTCAAGCCCTCTTCGGTCGGGGTCATGTCGATATCTTTCCGCCACCTAGC
This genomic stretch from Geitlerinema sp. PCC 7407 harbors:
- the drmA gene encoding DISARM system helicase DrmA; protein product: MTTSAEIRSALVDALQIDLVGPKPDNTEHAEEVLLQAPSRRYLTGFLAPFGAKLDDRSDDEGDIEPQELGEKATSEDSQLPEPTPARKAPFPSSMGMSFLISPRTTELLATVHWADYKPIEKDRPPLETEEPDGTQQPKSREWRRIPQSVSRSIAIRASKDSFTTDLSAGSGLALVVNCRPVTDHRFEAGTLSVSIFLVNNRQMASSEKDTSFVFQTCLMVQCSEGFVPRADPRGLDSRDPDEAIANLQYRHEYEFAVGHNVSVIAHAALIPRPSPVLGEGNRPSPISPSERRVGDVGAMCTEVCTTWIPIAEVPRVEAAPLPMVQLDMEALATAKNAEVIQQMLSPMVAEYRTWIAAQYNTPIEPPQANNVAQALLNDARRACDRIEAGIHLLADPQVLEAFRTANRVVAIARRRQLSQEQSQPPESFQPPAWRPFQLAFILLNLVSIAQPECLDRSIVDLLFFPTGGGKTEAYLGLAAFTLVLRRLKHPGIRSAGVSVLMRYTLRLLTLDQLERASRLICALELERQKDPTKLGQWPFEIGLWVGRAATPNRLGKRGEKDKYSARERTLTFKQDSKNEPSPIPLERCPWCGEKFSANSFQLQPTEDTPKNLTVVCVNRDCDFRSRNPLPILAVDEPIYRRLPCFMIATVDKFAALPWVGQTGALFGRVTHYQNGEGFYSAADPTIAGKPLDNYLPPPDLVIQDELHLISGPLGTMVGLYETAIDTLCSHTSADSGKPIRPKIIASTATVRRAKHQIQALFGRGHVDIFPPPSPDRHDSFFAKTDFTVPGRLYLGVAAQGRSLKVVLLRTYLALMSAAYKQYEEQGGKRNKENPADPYMTLMGYFNSLRELGGSRRIVEDEVVAQLANYGDRLRPGELVGPFLNRKIDDEPEELTSRVSTNKVANTKRRLALPFHEKERVDVALATNMISVGLDIVRLGLMVVLGQPKTAAEYIQATSRVGRDPKRPGLVVTLLNVHRPRDRSHYERFQSWHNSFYRAVEATSVTPFSPRALDRGLAGIVVGLTRLSIPAMTPALGAANINSQEDGIKAVVEAIACRAESYSPDLDAAATSKLRQQVRAQVLDLIDTWRQIANRDKQLQYQKEADLAPPLLLDALSPDADKEPRERQKFKAYRSLRDVEATVNLWVREPYGLDMEDENR